One segment of Agromyces albus DNA contains the following:
- a CDS encoding lysophospholipid acyltransferase family protein: protein MTEIEAEAVPAAPAVQQGPLYRVVRGVLRPVVRTVYRPTITGAEHVPMRGPVILASNHLSFVDSIVIPLASPRPVQFLAKSHYFTGTGVKGAISRTFFGAIGAVSVERGAGAQAQEALDQGRRILDAGNAFAIYPEGTRSLDGRLYRGRTGVAWLALTTGAIVVPVGLIGTEEIQPVGSKLPRVRPVTVRFGESLDLSRHGTATSGRARRAATDEVMGAIHALSGQELAGRYNETPPQGTFAKIADRVVPRERI from the coding sequence GTGACTGAGATCGAAGCCGAGGCCGTCCCCGCCGCGCCGGCGGTCCAGCAGGGACCGCTCTATCGCGTCGTGCGCGGAGTGCTCCGGCCTGTCGTCCGCACCGTCTACCGGCCCACGATCACCGGGGCCGAGCACGTGCCGATGCGCGGGCCCGTCATCCTCGCGAGCAACCACCTCTCATTCGTCGACAGCATCGTGATCCCCCTGGCATCGCCCCGGCCGGTGCAGTTCCTCGCGAAGTCGCACTACTTCACCGGCACCGGAGTGAAGGGAGCGATCTCGCGCACCTTCTTCGGAGCCATCGGTGCCGTGAGCGTCGAGCGCGGCGCCGGCGCCCAGGCGCAGGAGGCGCTCGACCAGGGGCGGCGCATCCTCGACGCCGGCAACGCGTTCGCCATCTACCCCGAAGGCACCCGCTCGCTCGACGGCCGCCTTTACCGGGGTCGCACGGGCGTGGCCTGGCTCGCGCTCACGACCGGCGCGATCGTCGTGCCCGTCGGCCTCATCGGCACCGAGGAGATCCAGCCCGTCGGCTCCAAGCTGCCGCGAGTGCGTCCGGTCACCGTGCGCTTCGGTGAATCGCTCGACCTGAGTCGGCACGGCACCGCGACCTCCGGTCGTGCCCGCCGCGCCGCCACCGACGAGGTGATGGGCGCCATCCACGCCCTCAGCGGGCAGGAGCTCGCCGGACGCTACAACGAGACGCCGCCGCAGGGGACGTTCGCGAAGATCGCCGATCGCGTGGTGCCGCGCGAGCGCATCTGA
- the dxr gene encoding 1-deoxy-D-xylulose-5-phosphate reductoisomerase, with protein sequence MRSVIILGSSGSIGTQALEVIRANPRRFDVVGLAVGSNRALLEAQAAEFHVEHTAVGVDEAVQLVRDVHADVVLNGITGSVGLAPTIAALERGATLALANKESLIVGGDLVTRLAQPGQIVPVDSEHSAIAQALRSGTDDEVRRLVLTASGGPFRGRTRAELADVTPAEALAHPTWDMGLVVTTNSATLVNKGLEVIEAHLLFDVEYDRIDVVVHPQSIVHSMVEFVDGSTIAQASPPDMRLPISLGLDWPHRVAAAGRPLDWTTATSWTFEPLDVDAFPAVALAKQVGRAGGEYPAVFNAANEEAVTAFHADRIGFLDIVDTVRAVVESHEASGSELSVASLADAELHARRVANERIGRVTR encoded by the coding sequence GTGCGCAGCGTCATCATCCTCGGCTCGTCAGGCTCGATCGGCACCCAGGCTCTCGAGGTCATCAGGGCGAACCCGCGCCGATTCGATGTCGTCGGACTCGCGGTCGGCTCGAATCGGGCATTGCTCGAGGCGCAGGCCGCGGAGTTCCACGTCGAGCACACCGCGGTCGGCGTCGACGAGGCCGTGCAGCTCGTGCGCGACGTGCACGCCGACGTGGTGCTGAACGGCATCACGGGGTCGGTGGGGCTCGCCCCCACGATCGCGGCCCTCGAGCGCGGCGCGACGCTCGCCCTCGCCAACAAGGAGTCGCTCATCGTCGGCGGCGACCTCGTGACCCGACTCGCGCAGCCGGGGCAGATCGTGCCCGTCGACTCCGAGCACTCCGCGATCGCGCAGGCCCTGCGGTCGGGAACCGACGACGAGGTCCGCCGGCTCGTGCTCACCGCCTCCGGCGGCCCGTTCCGCGGCCGGACCCGCGCCGAGCTCGCCGACGTCACGCCTGCCGAGGCGCTCGCCCATCCGACGTGGGACATGGGCCTCGTCGTCACGACGAACTCGGCGACGCTCGTGAACAAGGGACTCGAGGTGATCGAGGCGCACTTGCTCTTCGACGTCGAGTACGACCGCATCGACGTCGTGGTGCACCCGCAGTCGATCGTGCATTCGATGGTCGAGTTCGTCGACGGGTCGACGATCGCGCAGGCGTCGCCGCCCGACATGCGCCTGCCCATCTCGCTCGGGCTCGACTGGCCGCACCGCGTCGCGGCCGCCGGCAGGCCGCTCGACTGGACGACCGCGACGAGCTGGACGTTCGAGCCGCTCGACGTCGACGCCTTCCCGGCGGTGGCGCTCGCCAAGCAGGTCGGCCGCGCCGGCGGCGAGTACCCCGCGGTGTTCAACGCGGCGAACGAGGAGGCGGTCACGGCGTTCCACGCCGATCGCATCGGGTTCCTCGACATCGTCGACACGGTGCGTGCGGTCGTCGAGTCGCACGAGGCATCCGGATCGGAGCTCTCGGTCGCCTCGCTCGCCGACGCCGAGCTGCACGCCCGCCGGGTGGCGAACGAGCGGATCGGCCGCGTCACGCGCTGA
- a CDS encoding M50 family metallopeptidase, with translation MDSVLAFVIGVVIIVIGLAVSIGLHEIGHLVPAKLFGVKVTQYMIGFGPTLWSKRKGETEYGVKAIPLGGYISMIGMFPPAKGERAGADSTSFFRGLVQDARDSSSESITAGDEHRAFYLLPVWKRIIVMFGGPFMNLVLAVLLFAVLLMGFGVAQASTTVGSVSACALPATSERQTCEPGDPAAPGAAAGIEPGDRIVSVDGTPIDSWVQSTAIIRDHPDEPIDLVVERDGSEVTLTVTPMLSERYATDEQGRVVTDAAGDPVTVQAGFVGIGAATETVQQPVTAVLPAVGENVAGVAGIILNLPQRMVDVANAAFGPDERDPNGPMSVVGVGRVAGEIASLDEIPLASKAAGLVGIVGSLNIALFVFNLIPLLPLDGGHIAGALWEGIRRTFAKLFHRPDPGPVDMAKLMPLTLAVVVILGGMSALLIYADIVKPVALF, from the coding sequence GTGGATTCCGTACTCGCGTTCGTGATCGGCGTCGTCATCATCGTGATCGGCCTCGCCGTGTCGATCGGCCTGCATGAGATCGGGCACCTCGTGCCCGCCAAGCTCTTCGGGGTGAAGGTGACGCAGTACATGATCGGCTTCGGGCCGACGCTCTGGTCCAAGCGCAAGGGCGAGACCGAGTACGGCGTGAAGGCCATCCCGCTCGGCGGGTACATCTCGATGATCGGCATGTTCCCGCCCGCGAAGGGCGAGCGCGCGGGCGCCGACAGCACGAGCTTCTTCCGCGGACTCGTCCAAGACGCCCGTGACTCGAGCAGCGAGTCGATCACGGCCGGCGACGAGCATCGCGCCTTCTACCTGCTTCCCGTGTGGAAGCGCATCATCGTCATGTTCGGCGGTCCGTTCATGAACCTCGTGCTCGCCGTACTGCTCTTCGCGGTGCTGCTCATGGGCTTCGGCGTCGCCCAGGCATCGACCACCGTCGGGTCCGTCTCGGCGTGCGCACTGCCCGCCACGAGCGAGCGGCAGACCTGCGAGCCCGGCGACCCGGCGGCTCCAGGTGCTGCAGCCGGCATCGAACCGGGCGACCGCATCGTCTCGGTCGACGGCACGCCCATCGACAGCTGGGTGCAGTCGACCGCCATCATCCGCGACCACCCCGACGAGCCCATCGACCTCGTCGTCGAACGCGACGGCTCCGAGGTCACCCTCACCGTCACGCCGATGCTGAGCGAGCGCTACGCCACCGACGAGCAGGGCCGTGTCGTGACGGATGCCGCAGGCGATCCGGTCACCGTGCAAGCGGGCTTCGTCGGCATCGGGGCGGCGACCGAGACCGTGCAGCAGCCGGTGACCGCCGTGCTCCCGGCCGTCGGCGAGAACGTGGCGGGCGTTGCCGGCATCATCCTGAACCTGCCGCAACGCATGGTCGACGTCGCGAATGCGGCGTTCGGGCCCGACGAGCGCGATCCGAACGGGCCGATGAGCGTCGTCGGCGTCGGCCGGGTCGCCGGCGAGATCGCGAGCCTCGACGAGATCCCGCTCGCGTCGAAAGCCGCCGGCCTCGTGGGCATCGTCGGCTCGCTGAACATCGCGCTCTTCGTCTTCAACCTCATCCCGCTGCTGCCACTCGACGGCGGGCACATCGCCGGCGCCCTGTGGGAGGGCATCCGTCGCACGTTCGCCAAGCTCTTCCACCGACCCGACCCCGGGCCCGTCGACATGGCCAAGCTCATGCCGCTCACGCTCGCGGTCGTCGTGATCCTCGGCGGCATGAGCGCGCTCCTCATCTACGCCGACATCGTGAAGCCGGTCGCACTGTTCTGA
- a CDS encoding sensor histidine kinase, protein MPVPQWDGRPERFRPPPGFVLFAPVIISLLVQVPAAIVIAAWTHAGWLAGALHVALAALGPIALLASVRFPGPTVVVVAAAALADLLIGPDLGPPYVALVFAIVLAVARGAVVWATASVVIAWAAALSIGAVLGETWHPFRIALATLALAASFGIGSFVRTRRARFAEFRAEAQRRRKAAEQRERVRIARELHDVIGHALSQINVQASVGLHLMDRDPEQARTALGSIKETSKTALDEVRSVLGVIRDGEAPLAPQAELAELPRLIAGVRSPALQPELLDRLESPPRRAVQFAAYRIAQEALTNVVRHAGAARAIVTLDRAGDDLVLTVDDDGAGFDDHEGSGILGMRERAALLGGSVEIGASPIGGTRVTARLPWGGVE, encoded by the coding sequence ATGCCCGTGCCCCAGTGGGACGGACGCCCCGAGCGATTCCGGCCGCCGCCCGGCTTCGTGCTGTTCGCGCCCGTCATCATCAGCCTCCTCGTGCAGGTGCCGGCGGCCATCGTCATCGCGGCCTGGACCCACGCGGGCTGGCTCGCGGGCGCACTGCACGTCGCCCTCGCTGCACTCGGACCGATCGCGCTCCTCGCATCGGTCCGCTTCCCGGGGCCGACCGTCGTCGTGGTCGCGGCCGCGGCGCTCGCCGACCTGTTGATCGGGCCCGACCTCGGTCCGCCGTACGTGGCGCTCGTGTTCGCGATCGTCCTCGCCGTCGCCCGCGGTGCCGTCGTCTGGGCCACCGCGTCGGTCGTGATCGCGTGGGCCGCCGCGCTCTCGATCGGCGCAGTGCTCGGTGAGACGTGGCATCCGTTCCGCATCGCCCTGGCGACGCTCGCACTCGCCGCGAGCTTCGGCATCGGCTCGTTCGTCCGCACGCGCCGGGCGCGATTCGCGGAGTTCCGTGCCGAAGCCCAGCGCCGCCGGAAGGCCGCCGAGCAACGCGAGCGCGTGCGCATCGCCCGCGAGCTCCACGACGTCATCGGGCATGCGCTGTCGCAGATCAACGTGCAGGCGAGCGTGGGCCTGCACCTCATGGACCGCGATCCCGAGCAGGCGCGCACCGCGCTCGGCAGCATCAAGGAGACCTCGAAGACCGCCCTCGACGAGGTGCGTAGCGTGCTCGGCGTCATCCGCGACGGGGAGGCCCCGCTGGCCCCGCAAGCGGAGCTCGCCGAGCTGCCTCGACTCATCGCGGGCGTGCGCTCGCCCGCGCTCCAGCCCGAGCTCCTCGACCGCCTCGAGTCGCCGCCGCGACGAGCGGTGCAGTTCGCCGCCTACCGCATTGCGCAGGAGGCGCTCACGAACGTCGTGCGGCATGCCGGCGCCGCGCGGGCGATCGTGACCCTCGACCGGGCGGGCGACGACCTCGTGCTCACGGTCGACGACGACGGCGCGGGCTTCGACGACCACGAGGGCAGCGGCATCCTCGGCATGCGCGAGCGCGCCGCGCTCCTCGGCGGCTCCGTCGAGATCGGCGCGTCGCCGATCGGCGGCACGAGAGTCACCGCGCGCCTGCCGTGGGGAGGCGTCGAATGA
- a CDS encoding response regulator transcription factor → MIRVALADDQHLVRAGFRALLEAEDDVIVVGEASGGEELLALVRRESVDVVLMDIRMPGGDGLWATEQIAADPALAGVHVVIVTTFELDEYVARAVRAGAAGFLVKDTEPVDLIRAVRVVAAGDALLSPGVTKRLLERMAVGLRDAPDEQRLSALTDREREVLRLVGLGLTNDEIATRLVLSPLTSKTHVSRIMAKLHARDRVHLVVVAYESGLVAPGWQ, encoded by the coding sequence ATGATCCGCGTCGCGCTCGCCGACGACCAGCACCTCGTGCGGGCGGGATTCCGCGCGCTCCTCGAGGCCGAAGACGATGTCATCGTCGTCGGCGAGGCATCCGGCGGGGAAGAGCTGCTCGCCCTCGTTCGCCGTGAGTCCGTCGACGTCGTGCTCATGGACATCCGGATGCCGGGCGGCGATGGCCTCTGGGCGACGGAGCAGATCGCGGCCGACCCGGCGCTCGCGGGCGTGCACGTCGTGATCGTCACGACGTTCGAGCTCGACGAGTACGTCGCCCGCGCGGTGCGTGCGGGCGCGGCGGGGTTCCTCGTGAAGGACACCGAGCCGGTCGACCTCATCCGTGCGGTTCGCGTCGTCGCGGCCGGCGATGCCCTGCTCTCTCCGGGCGTGACGAAGCGCCTGCTCGAGCGGATGGCGGTGGGCCTGCGCGACGCACCCGACGAGCAGCGCCTCTCCGCACTCACCGACCGGGAGCGCGAGGTGCTCCGGCTCGTTGGCCTCGGACTCACGAACGACGAGATCGCGACCCGGCTCGTGCTGAGCCCGCTGACATCGAAGACGCACGTGTCGCGCATCATGGCCAAGTTGCACGCGCGCGACCGGGTGCACCTCGTCGTCGTCGCCTACGAGTCGGGGCTCGTGGCGCCGGGCTGGCAGTAG
- a CDS encoding SHOCT domain-containing protein has product MLATLATTAVVTHTGAWGAGFGWAFLLIPIFWILVIGLIVFLVSRRRREWAHAGPNGGYGPPWMRGASAESTLAERFAKGDIDETEYRARLEVLRTNRPNA; this is encoded by the coding sequence ATGCTCGCCACCCTCGCGACCACCGCGGTGGTCACCCACACCGGCGCCTGGGGCGCCGGCTTCGGATGGGCCTTTCTCCTCATCCCGATCTTCTGGATCCTCGTCATCGGCCTCATCGTCTTCCTCGTGAGCCGCCGGCGCCGCGAGTGGGCCCACGCCGGCCCGAACGGCGGCTACGGTCCGCCGTGGATGCGGGGCGCGAGCGCCGAGTCCACGCTCGCCGAGCGGTTCGCCAAGGGCGACATCGACGAGACCGAGTACCGTGCCCGGCTCGAGGTGCTGCGCACGAACCGGCCGAACGCCTGA
- a CDS encoding low temperature requirement protein A — protein sequence MSDRPTSDVQSAASARPPLDHRLRRMTGRDPDEAHRSSTPLELLFDLVFVVAFSQAGAQTAHLLELGHWTPAIGAFAFAVFAIWWAWINYSWLASAYDNDDIFFRVATMVAMLGVLVLALGLPDLFHSLDEGHHVDNTVVVAGYVVMRVATIALWLRAAKHDPARRASALTYVGFVSIAQVGWVLLAIVDLPLSVTVAVMVPLIILELVGPYVAEHRRQGGTPWHPHHIAERYGLLVIITLGEIVLGTILAISAVIEKQDWSVEAVLLAFGGTALAFGLWWAYFTMPSGKVLARFRERGFMWGYGHYFIFFALAATGAGLHVAAYEIEGVAHIDMVQALLAVVIPVAIFMVALFTVYSLLLREFDPFHIWLFIGSMIVLALAVLAVMAGASFGTGILITAASPFVVVVGYETIGYRHQAAALERALA from the coding sequence ATGAGTGATCGGCCGACGAGCGACGTGCAGTCCGCAGCATCCGCTCGGCCTCCGCTCGATCATCGCCTGCGCCGCATGACGGGACGCGACCCTGACGAAGCGCATCGGAGCTCGACGCCGCTCGAGCTGTTGTTCGACCTGGTCTTCGTCGTCGCATTCAGCCAGGCCGGCGCGCAGACGGCGCACTTGCTCGAGCTCGGCCACTGGACGCCCGCGATCGGCGCGTTCGCCTTCGCCGTCTTCGCGATCTGGTGGGCCTGGATCAACTACTCCTGGCTCGCCTCCGCCTACGACAACGACGACATCTTCTTCCGCGTCGCCACCATGGTGGCGATGCTCGGCGTGCTCGTGCTCGCGCTCGGCCTGCCGGACCTGTTCCACTCGCTCGACGAAGGGCACCACGTCGACAACACGGTCGTCGTCGCCGGCTACGTCGTGATGCGCGTCGCGACGATCGCCCTCTGGCTGCGCGCCGCGAAGCATGACCCGGCTCGACGGGCGAGCGCACTCACGTACGTCGGCTTCGTGTCGATCGCGCAAGTCGGCTGGGTGCTGCTCGCCATCGTCGATCTTCCGCTCTCCGTGACGGTCGCGGTCATGGTGCCGCTCATCATCCTCGAGCTCGTCGGCCCGTACGTCGCCGAGCACCGGCGGCAGGGAGGCACCCCGTGGCATCCGCATCACATCGCCGAACGCTACGGATTGCTCGTCATCATCACGCTCGGTGAGATCGTGCTCGGCACGATCCTCGCGATCTCGGCCGTGATCGAGAAGCAGGACTGGTCGGTCGAGGCCGTGCTCCTCGCGTTCGGCGGCACGGCGCTCGCGTTCGGACTCTGGTGGGCGTACTTCACGATGCCGTCGGGAAAGGTGCTCGCGCGCTTCCGCGAACGCGGCTTCATGTGGGGCTACGGGCACTACTTCATCTTCTTCGCGCTCGCCGCGACCGGGGCCGGCCTGCACGTCGCGGCGTACGAGATCGAGGGCGTCGCGCACATCGACATGGTCCAGGCGTTGCTCGCGGTCGTCATTCCCGTGGCGATCTTCATGGTCGCGCTGTTCACGGTCTACTCGCTGCTGCTTCGGGAGTTCGACCCGTTCCACATCTGGCTGTTCATCGGCAGCATGATCGTGCTCGCGCTCGCGGTGCTCGCGGTGATGGCGGGAGCGAGCTTCGGCACCGGCATCCTGATCACCGCTGCGTCGCCATTCGTCGTGGTCGTCGGCTACGAGACCATCGGCTACCGGCATCAGGCCGCGGCACTCGAGCGCGCACTCGCCTGA